The Camelina sativa cultivar DH55 chromosome 14, Cs, whole genome shotgun sequence genome includes a window with the following:
- the LOC104740845 gene encoding probable glucuronoxylan glucuronosyltransferase F8H produces MASLTSSKPRNFGAYSHYATPCTRTHQIGALFLVVSTFFVTRLFDQWFSESNSLTPATIDLRRTSSNSVIATDNGILRWPERGYGSHLSLKIYVYDENEIDGLKELLYGRDGSVKTTACLKGQWGSQVKIHKLLLESKFRTIKKDEADLFFVPAYVKCVRMLGGLNDKEINQTYVKVLSQMPYFRRSGGRDHIFVFPSGAGAHLFRSWSTFINRSIILTPEADRTDKKDTTAFNTWKDIIIPGNVDDAMTKNGQPDVQPLPVSKRKYLANYLGRAQGKAGRLKLIELSKQYPDKLECPDLKFSGTEKFGRTTYFEHLRNAKFCLAPRGESSWTLRLYESFFVECVPVLLSDHAELPFQNVIDYAQVSIKWPSTRIGTELLDYLASISDKDIEGMISRGRKIRCLFVYGPDSAPCSAVKGILWELQRKVRHFQQSTETFWLHNGSFVNRELVQFSGWKPPMPLP; encoded by the exons atggcgaGCTTAACTAGTAGTAAGCCTAGAAACTTCGGTGCGTATAGTCACTACGCCACTCCCTGCACCcgcacgcaccagattggagcTCTGTTTCTCGTCGTCTCTACCTTCTTCGTCACCAGGCTTTTCGATCAGTGGTTCTCGGAATCCAATTCCCTTACTCCGGCGACGATTGATCTCCGTCGTACTTCTTCTAACTCCGTAATCGCGACTGATAACGGGATCCTACGGTGGCCGGAGCGAGGTTATGGTTCCCACCTTTCCCTGAAGATCTACGTTTATGATGAGAATGAGATCGACGGCCTCAAAGAGCTTTTGTACGGTAGGGATGGTAGTGTCAAGACCACCGCATGCTTGAAAGGTCAATGGGGATCTCAG GTTAAAATTCACAAGTTGCTTTTGGAGTCCAAATTTAGGACGATTAAGAAAGATGAAGCGGATTTGTTCTTTGTGCCAGCTTATGTTAAATGTGTGAGAATGTTGGGAGGTCTTAATGACAAGGAGATCAATCAGACCTATGTCAAG GTCTTGAGTCAAATGCCGTATTTCCGAAGATCCGGTGGTCGTGatcatatatttgtttttccaaG TGGTGCTGGAGCTCACTTGTTTAGATCCTGGTCAACATTTATCAACCGCTCGATTATACTCACTCCCGAG GCTGACCGGACTGACAAGAAAGACACAACTGCCTTTAATACATGGAAAGATATAATCATACCAGGAAACGTCGACGATGCTATGACCAAAAATGGACAACCTGATGTTCAGCCTTTGCCTGTATCAAAGAGGAAGTATTTAGCAAACTATTTAGGTCGTGCGCAAGGGAAGGCTGGTAGGCTTAAATTGATAGAACTTTCAAAGCAATATCCAGATAAG TTGGAATGTCCAGACTTGAAGTTTAGCGGAACTGAAAAGTTTGGAAGGACGACATATTTTGAACATCTGAGGAACGCTAAGTTCTGCCTCGCACCTCGCGGGGAATCATCATGGACACTTCGCTTATATGAATCATTCTTTGTG GAATGTGTCCCGGTTCTTTTATCTGACCACGCCGAGCTGCCTTTCCAGAATGTCATCGACTATGCTCAAGTATCCATCAAATGGCCATCAACTCGAATAGGCACAGAGCTTCTTGACTACTTAGCTTCAATATCAG ATAAAGACATAGAAGGAATGATATCCCGAGGTCGGAAAATTAGATGTTTGTTTGTGTACGGTCCAGATTCCGCACCGTGCAGTGCGGTTAAAGGGATTCTATGGGAGCTTCAACGCAAAGTAAGACATTTCCAGCAATCGACCGAGACGTTCTGGCTGCACAATGgcagttttgtaaatagagaacTAGTCCAGTTCAGTGGCTGGAAACCTCCTATGCCTCTACCGTGA